From Myxococcales bacterium, the proteins below share one genomic window:
- a CDS encoding MFS transporter: MIRRPTLVLALLTALNLLNFIDRYVLAAVLPKVRDTLHLSNFVSGLMATVFLAGYFLTSPIFGVLGDRMRRTWLITFGIVVWSIATFASGLAQGATSMLVFRALVGVGEASFTAIAPTLIDDVTPKDKKGKYLAIFYVAQPIGAALGYLLGGALEKAYGWRAAFYFAGGPGLVLALTCLLIAEPDRGVREKADVRKAFGELWASRQYRRAILGYCAYTFAIGGFSYWAPTFLSDTFHIDLAKANFRFGLLTVVGGAIGTFVGGSFADRMQKRAVDRAALRGSTEAHDAHAAHVTRVEIGALLKLCAIGSLVGAPLAAACFLSPSANGFFASALFCETALFLSTSPINAIILKSVPSHLRASAMALAIFSIHLFGDLWSPPLVGVLSDHMPPRLAMLTLAVAIGLSGYLWWPRRAEIDEGPAASKGTEPTSVGS, from the coding sequence GTGATTCGGCGGCCCACGCTCGTCCTCGCGCTGCTCACGGCGCTGAACCTCCTCAACTTCATCGACAGGTACGTGCTCGCCGCCGTGCTCCCGAAGGTGCGCGACACGCTTCATCTGTCGAACTTCGTGAGCGGCCTCATGGCCACGGTGTTCCTCGCGGGGTACTTCCTCACGAGCCCCATCTTCGGTGTGCTCGGCGATCGCATGCGCCGCACGTGGCTCATCACGTTCGGCATCGTCGTGTGGTCCATCGCGACGTTCGCGTCCGGCCTCGCCCAAGGGGCGACCTCGATGCTCGTCTTCCGCGCGCTCGTCGGCGTGGGAGAGGCGAGCTTCACGGCCATCGCGCCCACCCTCATCGACGACGTCACCCCGAAGGACAAAAAGGGCAAATATCTCGCGATCTTCTACGTGGCTCAGCCGATCGGCGCGGCGCTCGGGTACCTGCTCGGGGGCGCGCTCGAGAAGGCCTACGGGTGGCGCGCGGCGTTCTACTTCGCGGGCGGCCCCGGGCTCGTGCTCGCGCTCACGTGCCTGCTCATCGCGGAGCCGGATCGAGGCGTGCGCGAGAAGGCCGACGTGCGCAAGGCGTTCGGTGAGCTCTGGGCGTCGCGCCAGTACAGGCGCGCCATCTTGGGCTACTGCGCGTACACGTTCGCCATCGGCGGTTTCTCGTACTGGGCGCCCACGTTCCTGTCCGACACCTTCCACATCGATCTGGCGAAGGCGAACTTCCGCTTCGGCTTGCTCACCGTGGTGGGCGGGGCGATCGGCACTTTCGTCGGCGGCTCGTTCGCCGATCGCATGCAAAAACGCGCGGTCGATCGCGCGGCGCTCCGAGGCTCCACCGAAGCCCACGACGCGCACGCCGCCCACGTGACCCGGGTGGAGATCGGGGCGCTCCTCAAGCTGTGCGCCATCGGCAGCCTCGTGGGCGCCCCGCTCGCGGCGGCGTGTTTCCTCTCCCCGTCGGCGAACGGGTTCTTCGCCTCTGCGCTTTTCTGCGAGACGGCGCTCTTCCTCTCGACCTCGCCCATCAACGCGATCATCTTGAAGAGCGTTCCTTCCCACCTTCGCGCGAGCGCCATGGCCCTCGCCATCTTCTCGATCCACCTCTTCGGGGATCTGTGGTCCCCGCCGCTCGTCGGCGTGTTGTCCGACCACATGCCGCCCAGGCTCGCCATGCTCACGCTCGCGGTCGCCATCGGCCTCTCCGGGTACCTCTGGTGGCCGCGGCGGGCCGAGATCGACGAGGGCCCTGCCGCCTCGAAGGGCACCGAGCCGACGTCGGTCGGATCCTGA
- a CDS encoding bifunctional (p)ppGpp synthetase/guanosine-3',5'-bis(diphosphate) 3'-pyrophosphohydrolase, with product MIRVKRALDWAAQLHEHQLRKYPGVRVPYMSHLAGVVATLSRHGFAADVVVAGALHDAIEDAGITRGDIAARFGEHVAELVVACSEADKSLPWEARKAAYLEAFPKKPWDAQAITLADKIDNLESLLVCRADHGDPWAQLKRGREAQLERFFALERAARSLAPHPLVDEYSAVLAEVERSA from the coding sequence ATGATCCGCGTCAAACGCGCGCTCGACTGGGCGGCGCAGCTCCACGAGCACCAGCTCCGCAAGTACCCCGGGGTCCGTGTACCCTACATGAGCCACCTCGCGGGCGTGGTCGCGACGCTCTCGCGCCATGGGTTCGCGGCCGACGTGGTCGTCGCCGGAGCCCTCCACGACGCCATCGAGGACGCCGGGATCACGAGGGGTGACATCGCCGCGCGCTTTGGCGAGCACGTGGCCGAGCTCGTCGTCGCGTGCAGCGAGGCCGACAAGAGCCTCCCCTGGGAGGCGCGGAAGGCGGCCTACCTCGAGGCCTTCCCGAAAAAGCCGTGGGATGCGCAGGCCATCACGCTGGCCGACAAAATCGACAACCTCGAGAGCCTGCTCGTCTGCCGCGCCGACCACGGTGATCCGTGGGCCCAGCTCAAACGTGGGCGCGAGGCCCAGCTCGAGCGCTTCTTCGCCCTCGAGCGCGCAGCCCGGTCCCTCGCGCCGCACCCCCTCGTCGACGAGTACTCCGCGGTGCTCGCCGAGGTCGAACGGTCAGCCTAA
- a CDS encoding type IIA DNA topoisomerase subunit B: MATEYTAKDITILEGLDPVRKRPGMYIGGVGTAGLHHLVWEIVDNSIDEAMNGHAKEIAVVLHKDRSSITVSDDGRGIPVDKHPKLKKSALEIIFSTLHAGGKFEGQNYKTSGGLHGVGASVVNALSTKLVAKVKREGAEWAMEFRRGVAQGPLKKLGAARGTGTWVHFQPDPTIFPRTEFDAATIRDRLEIASFLHRGVKIRFTDESTGKEEVFRHEAGILDYLKKVVGERGAKPVHEAPFTLVKEGDVKVEVAFQWTESTDEHVRSYVNGIPTGSGGTHENGLRAAVGKAVRNFVETHALTPRGVTITADDIREGFASILSVYVAEPQFQGQTKDRLNNPEVQGAVDQAVRPALEQWMNSNRSVAEQIVARIVLSARAREASRAASAAISRKTATSGRLTLPGKLSDCTSHARERTELFIVEGDSAGGSAKQGRDREHQAVLPLRGKVLNTEAMGLAKVLENKEIADLIVALGCGVGKDLDVEKLRYARVILLADADSDGHHITTLLLTFFYRHMPDLLKAGRVYVGVPPLYRIDAAKKTFWAADEADKARILKSLGKDESAVDITRFKGLGEMMPKVLWETTLSPRTRRLLRVDIADALATDRIISDLMGKDPQARFQFIMEHAEDAQDIDV, translated from the coding sequence ATGGCGACCGAATACACAGCAAAAGACATCACGATCCTCGAGGGCCTCGACCCGGTGCGAAAGCGCCCGGGCATGTACATCGGGGGCGTCGGGACGGCGGGCCTCCACCACCTCGTCTGGGAGATCGTCGACAACTCGATCGACGAGGCGATGAACGGCCACGCGAAGGAGATCGCGGTCGTCCTCCACAAGGACCGATCGAGCATCACCGTGAGCGACGACGGCCGCGGCATCCCGGTCGACAAACACCCGAAGCTCAAGAAGAGCGCGCTCGAGATCATCTTCTCGACGCTCCACGCGGGCGGCAAGTTCGAGGGCCAGAACTACAAGACCTCGGGCGGCCTCCACGGCGTGGGCGCGAGCGTGGTCAACGCGCTCTCGACGAAGCTCGTCGCCAAGGTGAAGCGCGAGGGCGCCGAGTGGGCGATGGAGTTTCGTCGCGGCGTAGCCCAAGGTCCGCTGAAGAAGCTCGGGGCCGCGCGCGGCACGGGCACCTGGGTGCACTTCCAGCCCGACCCGACGATCTTCCCACGGACCGAGTTCGACGCCGCCACGATCCGCGATCGCCTCGAGATCGCGAGCTTCTTGCATCGTGGCGTAAAAATTCGCTTCACGGACGAGTCGACCGGAAAAGAAGAGGTGTTCCGCCACGAGGCCGGCATCCTCGACTACCTGAAGAAGGTCGTGGGGGAGCGCGGGGCGAAGCCCGTGCACGAGGCGCCGTTCACCCTCGTGAAAGAGGGCGACGTGAAGGTCGAGGTCGCCTTCCAGTGGACCGAGTCGACCGACGAGCACGTGCGGAGCTACGTGAACGGCATCCCCACGGGCTCCGGCGGCACGCACGAGAACGGGCTCCGCGCCGCGGTCGGCAAGGCCGTACGCAACTTCGTCGAGACCCACGCGCTCACGCCGCGCGGGGTCACCATCACGGCCGACGACATCCGCGAGGGGTTCGCGTCGATCCTGAGCGTGTACGTGGCGGAGCCTCAGTTCCAAGGCCAGACGAAGGACCGGCTCAACAACCCCGAGGTGCAAGGGGCCGTCGACCAGGCCGTCCGCCCTGCCCTCGAGCAGTGGATGAACTCGAACCGCAGCGTGGCCGAGCAGATCGTCGCGCGCATCGTGCTCTCCGCGCGCGCCCGCGAGGCCTCGAGGGCCGCGAGCGCCGCGATCTCGCGCAAGACGGCCACGAGCGGGCGGCTCACGCTCCCCGGCAAGCTCTCCGACTGCACGAGCCACGCGCGCGAGCGCACCGAGCTCTTCATCGTCGAGGGCGACAGCGCAGGCGGCTCCGCCAAACAGGGGCGCGATCGCGAGCACCAGGCGGTGCTCCCGCTCCGAGGCAAGGTGCTCAACACCGAGGCCATGGGGCTCGCGAAGGTGCTCGAAAACAAGGAGATCGCCGATCTCATCGTGGCGCTCGGGTGCGGCGTCGGAAAAGACCTCGACGTCGAGAAGCTCCGCTACGCGCGGGTCATCTTGCTCGCCGATGCCGACTCCGACGGCCACCACATCACGACGCTCCTGCTCACGTTCTTCTACCGGCACATGCCCGACCTCTTGAAGGCCGGCCGCGTCTACGTCGGGGTCCCGCCGCTCTACCGCATCGACGCCGCCAAGAAGACCTTCTGGGCCGCCGACGAGGCCGACAAGGCGCGCATATTGAAGAGCCTCGGTAAGGACGAGAGCGCCGTCGACATCACGCGCTTCAAGGGGCTCGGCGAGATGATGCCCAAGGTCCTTTGGGAGACCACGCTCTCGCCCCGCACGAGGCGCCTCTTGCGCGTCGACATCGCCGACGCCCTGGCGACAGACCGCATCATCTCCGACCTCATGGGCAAAGATCCGCAGGCGCGCTTCCAGTTCATCATGGAGCACGCCGAGGACGCCCAAGACATCGACGTCTGA
- a CDS encoding protein kinase yields MATCPACRTKYDDAIEACAADGELLVPDSVFAHAEMDIVPGTMIGEYRVEGKLGEGAFGTVFRAVHPMIGKAAAIKVLGRALSYDPQMVSRFVAEARAVNQIRHKNIIDVFGFGALPDGRQYYAMELLEGSTFDAYLKLRGRLPIDEAVPVLRGIARALDAAHAKGIFHRDLKPENIFLVENEDGPPEPKLLDFGIAKLTKKGSASHKTKTGAAMGTPYYMSPEQCRGHEVDARTDVYAFGVMAFQVLTGTLPYDSDNALELLLLHLNEPVPLASARRPELGTAYDPVFARLMAKDKAHRPESASQALEELAAAGGVAVGRSGGGQVRLPAAPVSSEVTAHAATLPLVASQTLGASAADVPGATRLSTRLYVGVGGVALLVGAFAVVALRGVGGAGAASSSQGVVASVAPSIPVSSPQPPALPSLEPVKAPATVSLTLLGAAKDAVVEVDGKSVGTGEGPHAVARGSASVTVTVTAPGQKPWTSTFVPAGDGSIPVKTAKATVGGTKPAVVGNGGAKPAGGPISKDIAVPDFK; encoded by the coding sequence ATGGCTACCTGCCCCGCCTGCCGAACCAAGTACGACGACGCGATCGAAGCGTGTGCGGCCGACGGGGAGCTCCTCGTCCCGGACTCGGTCTTCGCCCATGCCGAAATGGACATCGTCCCCGGGACCATGATCGGGGAGTACCGCGTCGAGGGGAAGCTCGGAGAAGGCGCGTTCGGCACGGTGTTCCGGGCCGTGCACCCGATGATCGGCAAGGCCGCGGCCATCAAGGTGCTCGGTCGGGCCCTCTCGTACGACCCGCAAATGGTGTCGCGCTTCGTGGCCGAGGCGCGCGCCGTGAACCAGATCCGCCACAAGAACATCATCGACGTGTTCGGCTTCGGCGCTCTCCCGGACGGCCGCCAGTACTACGCGATGGAGCTCCTCGAGGGCTCGACGTTCGACGCGTACCTGAAGCTCCGTGGGCGCTTGCCGATCGACGAGGCGGTCCCGGTCCTCCGCGGCATCGCGCGCGCCCTCGACGCCGCCCACGCGAAGGGCATTTTCCACCGCGACCTCAAGCCCGAGAACATCTTCCTCGTCGAGAACGAGGACGGCCCTCCAGAGCCGAAGCTCCTCGATTTCGGGATCGCGAAGCTTACGAAGAAGGGCTCCGCGAGCCACAAAACGAAGACCGGCGCGGCGATGGGCACGCCGTACTACATGTCGCCCGAGCAGTGTCGCGGGCACGAGGTCGACGCGCGAACCGACGTCTACGCCTTCGGTGTCATGGCGTTCCAGGTGCTCACGGGCACGCTCCCGTACGACAGCGACAACGCTCTCGAGCTCCTGCTCCTCCACCTGAACGAGCCCGTGCCGCTCGCGTCCGCGCGCCGCCCCGAGCTCGGGACGGCCTACGATCCGGTCTTCGCCCGCCTCATGGCCAAAGACAAGGCCCACAGGCCCGAGTCGGCCTCGCAAGCGCTCGAGGAGCTCGCGGCCGCCGGCGGTGTCGCCGTCGGGCGGTCGGGGGGAGGTCAAGTGAGGCTCCCGGCTGCCCCCGTCTCTTCCGAGGTCACGGCGCATGCGGCCACGTTGCCCCTCGTCGCCTCGCAGACGCTCGGGGCCTCCGCGGCCGACGTGCCGGGCGCGACGCGCCTCTCGACGCGTCTCTACGTGGGGGTCGGCGGCGTCGCGCTGCTCGTCGGTGCGTTCGCCGTCGTCGCCCTTCGAGGAGTGGGCGGGGCTGGCGCGGCGTCGTCGTCCCAAGGGGTCGTCGCGAGCGTCGCTCCTTCGATCCCCGTGTCGTCCCCGCAGCCACCCGCGCTTCCGTCACTCGAGCCCGTGAAGGCACCCGCGACCGTCTCGCTCACCCTCCTGGGCGCCGCGAAGGACGCGGTCGTCGAGGTCGATGGAAAGTCCGTCGGCACCGGGGAAGGGCCACACGCCGTCGCGCGCGGATCTGCGAGCGTGACCGTCACGGTGACCGCGCCCGGGCAGAAGCCATGGACGTCCACGTTCGTTCCTGCCGGCGACGGCTCGATCCCCGTGAAGACCGCGAAGGCCACCGTCGGGGGCACGAAACCCGCCGTCGTGGGGAACGGTGGGGCGAAGCCCGCGGGCGGACCCATCTCGAAGGACATCGCGGTCCCCGATTTTAAGTAG